Proteins from one Pyrobaculum neutrophilum V24Sta genomic window:
- the moaA gene encoding GTP 3',8-cyclase MoaA, giving the protein MLFDRYGRPFLKLRYILNDECNYSCIFCHFEGQARRRGVYLTAEDYGFATSVFRKVGVSDFKITGGEPLLRRDIDAVVYNIAKTGGAVTLTTNGLLLERWAAKLAAAGLQRVNVSVHSTDPGMYSKVTGAPPAALKAVLRGLREARSLGISLKINVVVLRGVNTDRDSVKELVKLAASLDASLQFIELMPTGEGAHVFEQYYEPVETVAKAVAELGGRPLKLRKELHNRPIYVLAGVAIELIKNYGNASFCSGCTTMRLTSDGKLKTCIYAEPSVDLMPLIKARDEEGLLYAVKTALAQREPRFKLYLARPAEPGVPSGGVHSSS; this is encoded by the coding sequence GTGTTGTTTGACAGATACGGGAGACCTTTCCTGAAGCTTAGGTATATCCTAAACGACGAGTGTAACTACAGTTGCATTTTCTGCCACTTCGAGGGGCAGGCCCGGCGCCGGGGGGTCTACCTGACCGCCGAAGACTACGGCTTCGCCACCTCTGTCTTCAGGAAGGTGGGGGTCTCCGACTTCAAGATAACGGGGGGAGAGCCTCTGCTGAGGCGGGACATAGACGCCGTGGTGTACAACATAGCTAAGACGGGGGGCGCCGTTACGCTTACCACAAACGGCTTGTTGCTGGAGAGGTGGGCGGCGAAGCTCGCCGCCGCCGGCCTCCAGAGGGTCAACGTCTCTGTACACTCGACGGATCCGGGCATGTATTCGAAGGTCACCGGGGCGCCGCCGGCCGCTCTAAAGGCCGTCCTACGCGGCCTCCGCGAGGCTAGGTCGTTGGGCATCTCCCTGAAGATAAATGTCGTTGTGCTTAGGGGCGTAAACACGGATAGAGACAGCGTAAAAGAGCTGGTCAAGCTGGCGGCGTCGTTAGACGCGTCGTTGCAGTTCATAGAGCTTATGCCTACGGGCGAGGGTGCCCACGTCTTCGAACAGTACTACGAGCCGGTTGAGACGGTGGCCAAGGCCGTAGCGGAGCTGGGCGGTAGACCTCTCAAGCTGAGGAAGGAGCTACACAACAGGCCTATCTACGTGCTCGCGGGGGTGGCCATAGAGCTGATAAAGAACTACGGCAACGCCTCCTTCTGTAGCGGATGCACCACCATGAGGCTGACGAGCGATGGAAAACTTAAGACCTGCATATACGCAGAGCCGAGCGTTGATCTGATGCCCCTCATCAAGGCTAGAGACGAGGAGGGGTTGCTATATGCCGTAAAAACCGCGTTGGCGCAGAGAGAGCCGAGGTTTAAGCTGTATCTGGCACGCCCAGCGGAGCCGGGCGTACCCTCAGGCGGCGTTCACTCCTCCTCGTAG
- a CDS encoding winged helix-turn-helix domain-containing protein has protein sequence MAVKVKMRIWVDKDGQEILGPGIYNILKALEETGSIASAARKLGYSYKFIWTYIKKLEDALGVPLVESRRGGKERGVTELTEVGKLLVAYYESMNRELENVVKTWESKFSELVATLEQYSKEAKEEGGGEEIPYYEEE, from the coding sequence GTGGCGGTTAAAGTCAAGATGCGCATCTGGGTTGACAAAGATGGGCAGGAGATCTTGGGCCCCGGCATCTACAACATCTTGAAAGCGCTGGAGGAGACCGGGTCTATCGCCTCGGCGGCGAGAAAGCTGGGATATTCATACAAATTCATATGGACATATATAAAGAAGCTTGAGGACGCGTTAGGCGTGCCCCTCGTGGAGTCCCGCCGGGGCGGCAAGGAGAGGGGGGTCACGGAGCTGACGGAGGTGGGCAAGCTGCTCGTGGCCTACTACGAGTCTATGAATAGGGAGTTGGAAAACGTTGTGAAGACTTGGGAATCTAAGTTCTCCGAGCTCGTGGCTACGCTTGAGCAGTACTCCAAGGAGGCGAAGGAGGAGGGGGGCGGAGAGGAGATCCCCTACTACGAGGAGGAGTGA